TCGGCACCTTCGCGCCGACCTGCCCGGTCGACCTGCAGCGCCGGCCGGACGCCTCGGCCGTGCCCGGCGAGCGGGCACCGCTGCAGGCGGAGGGCGTCTAGCCCTTCCGGGCCGGGTCGGCGACCCAGAGCATCGGGTCGCCCCAGCCGAGGTCCTCGACCCCGTGGTGCAGCAGGGCCAGCGCGACGAGGGTCCGGCGGTGCGCGGCGAAGGTCAGCACGTGCGCGACCATGCCGCCGTAGGTGAAGACCTCCGGCGGGTCGCAGAGCGCGTCGACGAAGGTGTCGTCGAGCCGCTCGGCGGCCACGACCTCCCGCACCCGGTCGAGGTAGGCCGGCCCCTCGACGGCGAGACGGTCGCGCATCGCGGGGAGGGCCTCGTGCTCCTCCACCGACCAGTCGTAGTCGCGTGACTCCATCGCGGCGTTCCACATGCCCATCTGGCCGACGAGCCGAGACAGCAGCGAGCGCACCGACTGCGGGTCGTCGTCGACGCTCAGCCCGATCGGCTCGTCGAGCCGGTCGTCGCCCAGGCGGCCGGCGGCGTCGATCATCTCGCCGGTCAGCCAGATGTGGTGCTCGACCATCGTGGTCATCAGGTCCATGGAGCTCACCGTGTCTCGGACGGGCAGGCGCAGGCCTGCGGGTGGGTGGAAGTGGACGCCGTTCGGCGCCTCGATCTGCAGGTGCCCCGGCGAGCGTCGCCACGCCGCAGGGGCGGCGCCGTACGCGCGCCGGAACGCGCGGGTGAACGCCTCGTGGGAGCCGTAGCCCGCCTCGACGGCGACGTCGATCAGCGGGGCGTCGGTGCTCAGCATCCGGTACGCCGCCCGCTCCAGCAGGACGCGC
This DNA window, taken from Nocardioides sp. HDW12B, encodes the following:
- a CDS encoding helix-turn-helix domain-containing protein; this translates as MTSTGAPSGADVFARFVVTLTEALDDHDATAAERAARLHFSRFHLDRLVRSVAGEPPHALRRRVLLERAAYRMLSTDAPLIDVAVEAGYGSHEAFTRAFRRAYGAAPAAWRRSPGHLQIEAPNGVHFHPPAGLRLPVRDTVSSMDLMTTMVEHHIWLTGEMIDAAGRLGDDRLDEPIGLSVDDDPQSVRSLLSRLVGQMGMWNAAMESRDYDWSVEEHEALPAMRDRLAVEGPAYLDRVREVVAAERLDDTFVDALCDPPEVFTYGGMVAHVLTFAAHRRTLVALALLHHGVEDLGWGDPMLWVADPARKG